The Deinococcus ruber region TTCACTACCCGCACAGTCCTCTGAGCGTGGGGCGGGCCGGAAAACTCCGGGGTGGGATGCGCCTGCCCTGGGTCCGCAGTGCAGCGGGCAGCAATTTCGACGCACTCAAAACGCTCCGCTGGCAGGTGCACGTTTATGGTGTGCCCTCGCCCGCGCTGCTGAGTTGGTGCGGGCGGCAGGGGGTCGCGCTGCATGTGTTTGCCTTCGGCGCTGTGGCCCGCCGTGCCGGACTGCTGGAAGACGCGGCCTATCTGGTGCGGCCCGACGGATATATAGGGCTGGCCGCGCCGCAGTTCGAGCAGGCCAGCTTCGACGCCTACGCGCAGCGGTGGCTTCCCGCCTGAAGGGAAGGAGCATCTGAAGACGGCGGGCAGGGAAGAGGGTGTCGGAAGCGGCAGAGCGAGCTACCTCACCCCATCAGCGTCCTGCAGCGCCCTGCTCTGAACGTGTGGCTCTACAGTGTGGCCGATCCGGTCTGTCCCTTGACCCAGTGCTCGCCGTCCTCGTCTGCTTCCAGCTTCCAGACAGGCAGCGCCACCTTCAGATGCTCGATCAGAAAATCGCAGGCTTCCAGCGCGGCGCGGCGGTGCGGGCTGCCCACGCCGATCAGGATGCTGGCCTGCCCCGGTGTCAGCCGTCCGGTGCGGTGCTCGATCCAGACCAGTAGCTCGCCGTGCTGCTCGCGGGCAAGATCGGCGGCGGCCCGCATCACCTTCTCGGCCATCGGTGCATAGCCCTCGTATTCGATGGCCTCAACGATTTTTCCCTGATTGGGTGAGCGTACCGTTCCCACGAAATACGCCTGAGCGCCGAATTCTGGACGCACCAGAAAGGCGCTGGCCTGTTCCAGACGCAGTTCGTCTGGTGTTACCCGGCAGAAGTCGGTGTCATCTCCTCCGGCGACCGGCGGCAGAAACGCCACTTCGTCTCCGTCACTTACGGTCTGTTCGGGATCGGCATACGTCTCGTTTACCGCAACCATACAGCCGCGCAAACTCAGG contains the following coding sequences:
- the moaD gene encoding molybdopterin converting factor subunit 1, with amino-acid sequence MIRVVLFARLKREAGLESLDIPLPDPPTVRAVATAVEARHALSLRGCMVAVNETYADPEQTVSDGDEVAFLPPVAGGDDTDFCRVTPDELRLEQASAFLVRPEFGAQAYFVGTVRSPNQGKIVEAIEYEGYAPMAEKVMRAAADLAREQHGELLVWIEHRTGRLTPGQASILIGVGSPHRRAALEACDFLIEHLKVALPVWKLEADEDGEHWVKGQTGSATL